Proteins from one Pseudarthrobacter sp. BIM B-2242 genomic window:
- the ndk gene encoding nucleoside-diphosphate kinase, which yields MSIERTLVLIKPDGVARNLSGAILSRIEAKGYTLAELKKVDATRELLEQHYEEHVGKPFYEPLVEFMLSGPVVAAIFEGHRVIEGFRSLAGTTDPTTAAPGTIRGDFGRDWGLKVQQNLVHGSDSVDSAEREIKIWFQD from the coding sequence GTGAGCATTGAGCGCACCCTCGTTTTGATCAAGCCCGACGGCGTGGCCCGCAACCTCAGCGGCGCGATCCTCAGCCGCATCGAGGCCAAGGGATACACCCTGGCCGAGCTGAAGAAGGTGGACGCCACCCGCGAACTCCTGGAGCAGCACTACGAGGAGCACGTGGGCAAGCCGTTTTACGAGCCGCTGGTGGAATTCATGCTGAGCGGTCCGGTAGTGGCGGCGATCTTCGAAGGCCACCGCGTCATTGAAGGCTTCCGGTCCCTGGCCGGAACCACCGATCCCACCACGGCCGCTCCGGGTACCATCCGTGGCGACTTCGGCCGCGACTGGGGCCTGAAGGTCCAGCAGAACCTGGTCCACGGCTCCGATTCCGTGGACTCGGCCGAGCGCGAAATCAAGATCTGGTTCCAGGACTAG
- a CDS encoding DUF4233 domain-containing protein: protein MAKLTKAQREWRPGMPRKRRSTKVMFASTVLLLEAFVVFFATLAVFGLKRGEFPPALILGTGIALSLIMIFACAVLSRPWGVGLGWILQIVLILTGIVEPMMFLVGGMFGMAWWYGIRTGIRLDSESAQREREQAEWNAAHGDTPPAS from the coding sequence ATGGCCAAGCTGACAAAAGCCCAGCGTGAATGGCGTCCGGGGATGCCCAGGAAGCGCCGTTCCACCAAGGTGATGTTTGCCTCCACGGTCCTGCTGCTCGAGGCGTTTGTGGTCTTTTTTGCCACCCTGGCCGTATTCGGGCTCAAGCGCGGCGAATTCCCGCCGGCCCTGATCCTGGGAACCGGCATCGCCCTCAGCCTGATCATGATCTTTGCCTGTGCGGTGCTGTCCAGGCCGTGGGGTGTGGGCCTGGGCTGGATCCTGCAGATTGTCCTGATCCTCACCGGAATCGTGGAACCCATGATGTTCCTTGTGGGCGGCATGTTCGGCATGGCCTGGTGGTACGGGATCCGCACCGGCATCCGGCTCGACTCGGAGTCCGCGCAGCGCGAACGCGAACAGGCGGAATGGAATGCGGCGCACGGGGACACCCCGCCGGCCTCGTAG
- a CDS encoding folylpolyglutamate synthase/dihydrofolate synthase family protein, protein MTDEFSVESVYAELLGRAPENKMEPRLAPLFRAMDVLGEPNKAFPIIHVTGTNGKTSTARMIEAGLRAHGLSTGRYTSPHLSKVTERISIDGHPVSDETFVRIWDEIRPYLQIVDSELEAAGEPRLTYFECLTILGFAIFADQPVNVAVIEVGLGGITDATNVGDGLVSVITPISLDHTDLLGDTTEDIAYEKAGIIKPGGYLISASQPVDAAQVLLEKAKDVAVPFRFEGVEFGVESRTVAVGGQVVSIQGIAGRYPDLLLPLHGAHQAQNAAVAVAALEAFFGGEKELDAEVLQEAFASVTSPGRLEVVRTAPTIIVDAAHNPDGIRVSAEAIQEAFTFTRLVPVVGVLKEKDAEEILRQLKESLGDMAEEYCFTQSNSPRAVPAAELAELAVEMGFGEDNIHIAEKLDDALEWAVERAEANDDLSGGVLVTGSITLVAEARILLGKTEA, encoded by the coding sequence GGGCCGTGCGCCCGAAAACAAGATGGAACCGCGCCTGGCGCCGTTGTTCCGCGCCATGGATGTGCTGGGGGAGCCCAACAAGGCGTTCCCGATCATCCATGTCACCGGAACCAACGGCAAAACCTCCACGGCACGGATGATCGAAGCCGGGCTGCGTGCCCACGGCCTGAGCACGGGCCGCTACACCAGCCCGCACCTGTCCAAGGTCACCGAAAGGATCAGCATCGACGGGCATCCCGTATCGGATGAAACGTTTGTGCGGATCTGGGATGAGATCCGCCCCTACCTGCAGATCGTGGATTCCGAGCTGGAAGCCGCGGGGGAGCCCAGGCTGACCTACTTTGAATGCCTGACCATCCTGGGGTTTGCCATCTTCGCCGACCAGCCAGTCAACGTGGCAGTCATCGAAGTGGGCCTTGGCGGCATCACTGATGCCACCAACGTGGGCGACGGCCTGGTCTCGGTGATCACACCCATCTCGCTGGACCACACAGACCTGTTGGGGGACACCACAGAGGACATCGCGTACGAAAAGGCCGGCATCATCAAGCCCGGCGGCTACCTCATCAGCGCGTCCCAGCCGGTGGATGCCGCCCAGGTCCTGCTGGAAAAGGCCAAGGACGTGGCAGTACCGTTCCGGTTCGAGGGCGTGGAATTCGGCGTTGAATCCCGGACCGTAGCCGTGGGCGGGCAGGTGGTCAGCATCCAGGGCATCGCCGGCCGCTACCCCGACCTGCTGCTCCCGCTGCACGGTGCCCACCAGGCCCAGAATGCGGCCGTGGCCGTTGCGGCGCTCGAGGCCTTCTTCGGCGGGGAAAAAGAACTGGACGCCGAGGTGCTGCAGGAAGCATTTGCTTCGGTCACCTCACCGGGCCGGCTCGAAGTTGTCCGGACGGCTCCCACCATCATCGTGGACGCCGCGCACAACCCGGACGGCATCAGGGTCTCCGCCGAGGCCATCCAGGAGGCTTTCACGTTCACCCGGCTCGTTCCGGTGGTGGGTGTCCTCAAGGAAAAGGACGCGGAAGAGATTCTGCGCCAGCTCAAGGAATCCCTGGGCGACATGGCCGAGGAATACTGCTTCACCCAGTCCAACTCCCCGCGGGCTGTACCTGCGGCAGAACTGGCGGAACTGGCCGTGGAGATGGGCTTCGGCGAAGACAACATCCACATCGCGGAGAAGCTCGATGATGCCCTGGAATGGGCCGTGGAGCGTGCCGAAGCCAACGATGACCTGTCCGGCGGCGTGCTGGTGACCGGTTCCATCACGTTGGTGGCAGAGGCGCGGATCCTGCTCGGAAAGACGGAGGCCTAG